Proteins found in one Hyla sarda isolate aHylSar1 chromosome 7, aHylSar1.hap1, whole genome shotgun sequence genomic segment:
- the AVPI1 gene encoding arginine vasopressin-induced protein 1, producing the protein MGTPASVVSSPAAAWQAPEPRTRKKASANIFKDIDLLQIQTLFRTSGDECADERAQIIYDYAGDRRIAEALNNLRRKKRNKGFHLSHPKLSADGIGGLSVQNFSQLCISEEGASGEEDPAQPVGDPQEQPTHCTTNKTAIQRTKNKLKRHQKRQISSYLHQIKR; encoded by the exons ATGGGCACGCCGGCGTCTGTGGTCAGCTCCCCTGCAGCAGCGTGGCAGGCCCCGGAACCCCGCACCAGGAAGAAGGCCTCCGCCAACATCTTCAAAGACATTGACCTCCTACAGATACAGACGCTCTTCCGCACCAGCGGGGATGAGTGCGCAGATGAGCGAGCTCAGATCATTTACGACTACGCCGGAGACAGGCGCATCGCAGAAGCCTTGAACAACCTTCGGAGAAAGAAACGGAACAAGGGGTTTCATTTATCGCACCCCAAGCTGAGCGCTGATGGGATCGGAGGACTGTCTGTGCAGAATTTCAGTCAACTctg CATCAGTGAGGAGGGGGCTTCCGGAGAGGAGGATCCTGCCCAGCCCGTCGGTGATCCCCAAGAACAGCCGACACACTGCACGACCAACAAAACTGCAATCCAGCGAACAAAGAATAAACTAAAGCGGCACCAGAAGAGACAGATCTCCAGCTACCTGCACCAGATAAAGCGATGA